GGATTAAATCACTCGGATATGTGGTCAGAGCGCACGAGGAGCGCACTCCATGGGACTGTTTGTGCGTGAGTGACACTTTCCATCCGGTCACAGCCCTAACAGTAACCTCAATAACAGCCACTGTCCTGGAGGAGGATGCCTTCCCTGCACCACGGAGCAATCTTCGTAGGAGCCTTCCTCATTGTGACCGGGGGCTCCACAGCCTTCCTGGCCTCGCCCCAGAGCCGCCTGCAGGCTTTCTCCCTGTGCTGCGTGGTGCTGGGGGTGGTCATGCTCATCCTGGGACTACTTTGGGCTATGAACAGCAAAAGTGCCGCAAACTATAACCACCGAGAGTTCGACCCAGAGTGTCCACATTATCCATTCAACGATTATCCCAACTTCGGCAGCCATGCCCTCTTCTCACCCCCAGGGAGCCGCTTCCCAGAATCCCAGTCGGTGTTTCTGCCCAGGTcggtaaaagaaaaatatcagtttaaatgtgacatttgtaCAGTTCAGCATTTGTAGGACTTCATGTATATTGAAACCAGAAATTCAACACCAAactaatatgttttataaatgccCTAAACACTATTAATGTCCACTTTGCTATGTTTCATCATTCATTATCCCTGTTGCAGCTCTAGATTAGGTTAATTTAAAGGGTCCTTTTGAGATGGAGTTATTCATAATTGTATACAAAATACAGAGGATTGCACACATAAACAAGTGCACCTTTTCAAGAGAAATGCTCTCCTAAAATtactctcttcctccttttttatgtaaaatatacatttaaacattcaaacccagaagaaaaaaagccatCTTGATTTCTGCATGCCCTGGATGACACAGTCCTTTATTGGCAGTATCCCATTGAAACCAAAGGCAAGATGCATAATAATCTAAAGTTAGTAACaagtaaaaagaaagtaataaaataaatatattgatattttagaaaatgaatgTGTAGGCGTGCttgacatttattatttaccaCTCTCATTTCTGGGGAGGTTATGCATCAGACTATGGCTGTGTTAGAACTTAATAGCCCTACTTACTAAGGCTGAATTGGAAAGAATCTGACATTACAATACATATCATGATAAAGGGGTTACAATTCAATATATTGGAGTTGAAAAAGTACATGACTTAGGTTTATGGCTGTAATTCAAAAGCATTTCATGATTCTGCACAGCCAATGTTTCCATTAAATCTCTGTGAAACCTTCACCCTGTATTTGGcatcaaacacaacaacacaaggAACAAGACACCCTCTGCTATCTTACATCTGATCTTTACAACTGCTATGAGAAATatactgctgtttgtgttttcacgtgattgttttttctcactgCCACTGTTTTCTCGAGTGCAGGACAATGGAGCGCCACAGACAGGGTGCTCGTGGTGAAGAATTCGATTACCCTCCCATGGACCCTGTTGGTTTCAGCCCATCGCCTCGCCCTCCTCTGTGGCAGGAGCCCCCGCCTCCCTATGAGGTTGCCATCAAGACCACATGTAGCTCCACACACCTGCGACGTGCAtactcagacacacacctgGCAACGGAGCCCCTGTTTGGACGGTCGAGAGAGATCAGCTTTGAGGTGTGAAGCTTGATACTAAGGACACTGAAAAATGAACAGTCATCACACTGGGGCTTTCACTCAGACTCTGCTAAAGCTGTGTCCTGACAGAAACAAACTTTATCAAATACTTGAAGCATGCTTCTTCCTGATGTTGACCAATGGGTCTTAGCATGCTTTACCTAGCTTATCTCCAAATAAAATGCAGGtgtaaatgcatattttaatatatgcTGAAATGAAAGGCACATCATACCAAATACAGCCTTAGAAGCCCAATACAAACcaatagaaatgtaaaagcaCGTACGTTCTGGACAGTTTCATCAAGTCACAGTTGTTTTCAGCCTTTATGCTTAACTAAAATAATCCAGACCAGACACCTCAGGCACAGGTCACATGTATTCACAccacagaaaatgtattcaacaaaGAGTGGCAATGTTTTTTCCAATCAGTGCAGCAGATATTTTACACAAAAGAACAAAACTACACTTCCATCAGCAgtataaatgtagaaaaaaacaaaacaatggataACGCAAATAATTTTGTCCTTTTATAATCTGACCACACTTTGTATCACTTTTGTGATTAGGTATTAGGTAATTGGATCAGAATTtcttgaaaaaaacacattgctgttgagttttcaTGTATTCTTTTGGCGCTTTGAGCACCAAAAGACAGGTGCCATTTAGATCTTTGTATTGGAGAGAACGCAGACGTCTTAACAGCTGACTACTCCCACCAAAACAATCTAGATTATTAAATAGCAGTACAGTTACAGAAAtaggaaaaatatgtatttgaacTGTTCTTTAAGTTGAAACTGATAAAGACCTGAGCTTTATTTAAGGCACTGTTTGCCACAGTAACAGAAGTACACAGGAAATCCAGGATTTCCATTAATTTTAGAATAATCCTTCTCTCTGGGATCCCCAGTTTACCACTGAGGAccgttttctttttgttttcctcttccatCAAACAAAGTATTGTTCCATCTTCTTCCCATCAGGACTAACACACATTATCACAGGATATGGATATGATTATAATTCCATTTCGGCAAAAAGCACTCCGGTTAGACCTTTGCTTGTCATACATGTCAGCTATTCATCAGCTTGTTGGAAGCAGGAGGAACAATGACTCATCTGATTATGAGTGTGTTTTACCACTCAATAGATCACAACACGGCCTGACCTTTAAAGAACCACAGAATCACACTGAATGTGCAAACAATTTGCAGAACCCTTAAACTTGTTTGGAGAAGTGATTAATCGTAAGAAAAAGCATcaattagatttttaaaaagttggcATGAGACTTACAGATGCTGGTGGGATTctcaaaactaaaaaaaagtacaacagttatgaataaaaaaatctattcaCTAGCTATCTCCTTAATCCTGCATATCAGCGAAGATTGAAAAGATGTAGGTTTTAACAAATCTgtatcaaaaataataacaaggATGTAAAAATGACCATGATGGTTGCGTAACTAATGCTCGTGTAGCATTTACTAAGTGAATTCCATGCCGTAATGAAATTAACAgaatgttatttataaaaatgcacAAAACTCACCATTGTAAATCATGTAAAAGATGGAAACAAAAGACTGTtcttatttaccttttttttaccCAACGTTATCAACGTATTGGattgtgtttcatttatatttcagttcCAAAATACTGAGTTTGTCAAAAATCTATAACATCAAATATAGTATGTGTTCAACTGAATTAATTGCGCAAAGAAGAGTCTTACTGTCCTCACCTCCTCTGAAATAATATCCTGCACTGAATTGATGACCACAATTACAGTGGTGTGATCTCTGACAGCACAAGGACGGCTGACTTCAGCTGCTCTGAAGGAAACACACGGTTACTACTGAATGTGCATGCTTCTATGAATGATGGTTTTAATCTCTGAAAAGGTATCTAAAGGGATCATTTTGcacaatgtttttaatgtgtgtgtatttgcctTTTCTGTTcataaaatgcatttgaaaaatacattgaatAAAGAAAGAATGATCCTATTGTATATTTTTGGCTCACcttattgtaataataaaagTGATGTTTCAGTATATCAAGAATCTATTAGGAAAAATCAAGATTAGCTGCCTCATGAAAAGTCATGCTCATTAAGCCTTTTCCGCTTTTACATAATCAATACAGTAAAAGGCTCTTTTCTCTGATATAGTCCCTAGCTGGTGCTAAATCGGGCAAGGGCCGTAAAGTGGCGTGGGGCCCTTCCCCAcatcctgccccccccccacacacacacacttcctgcgCCCCTTGCTTGGACCACATCTGTCTGCTTCTGCACACTTGACCAAAGCATTATAAAACATTCTCATTTATCCAGATTTTTTTGAATATTGTGTATTCTTATGATATGTATTTTCCTCTGtagatatctatatatattttgctgtttgtttattttattagtttgtACTTTATTCCaactttcaaatattttaatgcctgaacacattgctgctgtaacaaaataatttcctaatatgggatgaataaagtatctatcttattttatctatctatctattcatccatccatccatccattcatctaCTAATCTAAAAGCGACCCCTGGCGTTCTGTAATGGTACACTCCGGTGAAACACGAGTGGGATACCCCTCAAGGGATCGGCATATGAACCATTTGGCACCAGTCTCTTTACCATCTCGGTGCTTCTGCAGTAAAGCTCTTCCTGCTTCACCCCCAGCAGAGCTccaccacacaaacaaacaaacaaacaaacaaaaagcaaacaaataaacaaactgagTTTAAAACGCACGCTCGCCCTGCCCTCCATTCCTCGTCACTGGAAACCCTTCCTTATAAAAAACACTTCCTCACAATGCacggctctgctgctgctgctgctgctgccagatGAAAATCCAACAGTGCCAGGACCACATGCGACGTCAACTCCTCTCCTACAGATTTTTAGGGTGCTGTAACCACCCCAAAAACCGGATATGATTCTTCTGCGGGGAGAGAATTAAAAACAGCAGAGGAGCAGATAATGGGAGAAGCGCGGCGGATGGACACACACGGACTGAGGGGGAATTAAGCGTGTTTGTGCCAGAGTTTTTCCAGGACACCATATGGACATTATGAGCGGGATACAAtttgatgaagaggagagaagagatgaTTAATCTTCCGGTCCTATCAACTGCTGAGCAGCTCCTCGCCGCCACTTCCTATCAGGTAGAGAGAGGATCGATACCGCACCCCGCTCTCACACAGGGCGGATTTACGTGTTGCGTGTTTTTCCCTGGTTTCAGTTTCCTCTTccatctaacacacacacacacacacacacacacacacacacacacacacacacacacacacacacacacacacacacacacacacacacacacacacactcctagtAGTAGTTTTGGATGCTGTGTATGTGGTCATTCTTATGTGCCTTCATAATCTATAGCATTTATCTGTTTGGATCTcacaatttatttaataaatactattttattttataaaatatttaattttacattctgttgttgttaatcttattttattttacatctgtatagactcctgcatttacttggtcACTTACACcattctctgcaacatttagcttattgtttttctctgttttttcttgCAATGACCTAAATCgtttttattaattgttttatgtcttatatacaGTCAGGTTGCATTATTGGAGGAGCCTATGACCATTGCCAAGTACAGTACTTTGCGTATGACATTAAAGCATTTGAAtctcttctgtctctcctgcagaccggctgctgctgaggctgaggtGTAACGGGAAAAGTGAGTTCCTTAAAGGCAGGGGCACAGGAGATGCCTCTCCCCAAGGGAATGCTGCTCTGCCTGGGCATCCTAATGATGGTTGTTGGGGGGGTCATGGCCCTGGTTGTGGGCATGCCAAACAAGTCGGCCCCACTGTTTGGGGTCGGTCTGATCCTGGGCCTGGGGGGCGTGGTCCTGCTGATCAGTGGACTCTGCATGGCGATGAAGAATCTGCAGGCGGCAGTGCCAGGACACTTCCTCCTGCACCCCCGCACGGGCAGGCGCTTCAGCCCCCAGCAGGCCCTGGCTATACAAAGGTACACATTCACAGAGGAATATGCACAATGCCTGTATGATATAAGAAAGGTTAGGCAGTGATTTAAGACTTTAATTTTTAGGTTAATGAAAGTGTATGTGAGATAGCACGGTTACCAAGCAAGGGGCGAGGgtaagaaatataaaaagacacTATTCTGCCACActtctttctttgcttttttcattAAGTTCAGCTACTGGTTAGTTTAACATATTTTGGCCTATAAAAAAGTATAAGCAAATAGCCAtatgcaatataaaaaaaaccatttagGGTCTCattttgacctgatgatggATTAAGGGATAACAGAAGACAGGCTTATTAAATTTTTTTCCTGAGGGGTGCGTGAATGTATACCAAATTCCTTGGTAATCCATCCAATAGATGATGAGATGGTTCACTTAAAACCAAACATGTCGACGTGATGTTGGCGCTGGAAAGAAATCACCAAAGTGAATAGGATTAATCCTCTGGGAACATTCAATGTTTGTACTAAATTTATTTGTAATCCACTCTATCATTGCTGACATATTTCTGTCTGGTCCAGAGGAAcagaggacaaaaaaaacagaaatgccCTTCTTTCTATAGATAAACAAACTGTGACTTTGTAAACATGATGTAAGCGAAGAACTTTCCAGGCTTCCCTTGTGTTTGTAAAGATAAATAAACGAGCGTTCAGACAAATACCAGAACACACCATCCAGGGAGCTGAGCTGACAAACAGTCTTGTTGTTAAACAGATCTCTTGGACTCATCCCCACATTATTAGTTATGGTGGGGAGTTTGGCAAAGACCAGTGAACCACATTAAGAAATTAACCACAATGAACTTATGATACTGAGAATTGGAAAGAAACGCATCTTCTGATTTTGGACTGATAAGAAAAATATGTCATGGAGAAACACAGCCGACACACATTCGAGTGGCACACAGACTCCCCATGGCATTATCTGAGGTAATCTACACTTGTCAGCAAATTTATACAAGACATGCTCTGTTAAATGTCGAGCATCGAGGAAGAGCGACGCCAGGAGCGCCATCCATCATGAAGGCTTTTTCTACCTCCAGACACTCACAAAACTCAGACTGATCATTGTATATAAACCTGAGCTATACCTGATAAATGTGAGAATGTGTGCAGTTCAATGTTTCTCATTAGAGaatgatgaaacaaaaacatcataggggaataatatgcaaaaagcagaaagtatattttgaagGAAATGTGAGATAAATGCTGGGACATGACATAAAACTGGAAAAGGTTTGAGTAAAGGAACAGCAGGACTAATGCAGGACAAATTTCAAGCTCTTAAATAATGGTAAGTtgaaataaatgagaaatgttaCCTGAAGTGTTAGAACTGAAAGTAGTGTAAGTGTTGAGAGATATTGAACTTGTGGTTGAAAAAGTTATCACGGGAACAAATGGATAATTTGAAGGCTGAGATGAGTTGATGTGTAAGATAAAGTGTGGTAACTAAATGAAGTTCTCTATCAATTGAAGTTTAAACGCTGAAAGGAGTAAAAGTCAGATGAAACAAAGCCACTGTAAGACTGTAAACTAAAGTGTAAATGCTATGTATGTTTTATCACATTATGCACTTAAAAGTATaagatgaaagagaaagaagttGACTGTAAACTGAAGCGCTACATGGTTTGAAGTGTAAGTAGACACAGTGTAACCACACACAGGAGTTGACGGCTGGTTAAAGCGATGCAGTGATAAAAGTTATAGTGTTAGGTGCAATGTAAACACTGGAAGGAGTTGAAGTTCCAGTGCAAGAGTAAGCACTCAAAAACGGTTAAATACACTTGCCATTGCATCGCTCAccatttctttgtctttaggAGGTTGGACCGGATTCGTCGGGAGATGTCAGAGGACTCTGTAATCAGCAGGGCACCAGAGCCCGAACCCCCCCTCCCATCCACCCCTCCACCCTGGACTATGGAGCCGCCTCCCTCCTACGACACAGTGATGAAGAGCCAGGAGCACAGCGAGCAGCTTTAACCACTGGTTTCGTTGGACTTATTTACTCTATTATTGCCCTTTGTCTTAGGTTCTCAGCGGGAACCTTGTATTAATTAATGGATGTGCCTTAAGACAGCCGCCCTGAACCCAAACATAAGCCAAAAAGCAGAAAGAGACTGCAGCTGGGCAAACACTTAATATTTGTACAGACTGAGCCCCAGTGTGGCCTCTGTTGACTAAACCTGATGTGATTGATGAGGTTGATGAGGTAATGAAATGATAACTAACTGCTCTGCTCTATACGCTGATGACCTTTCCCCAGACCAACATTTTGTAACTTTTACTACGAAGTTGAGGGATTTATCAACAGTTTGGC
This DNA window, taken from Eleginops maclovinus isolate JMC-PN-2008 ecotype Puerto Natales chromosome 9, JC_Emac_rtc_rv5, whole genome shotgun sequence, encodes the following:
- the si:dkeyp-51f12.2 gene encoding uncharacterized protein si:dkeyp-51f12.2 → MPSLHHGAIFVGAFLIVTGGSTAFLASPQSRLQAFSLCCVVLGVVMLILGLLWAMNSKKCPHYPFNDYPNFGSHALFSPPGSRFPESQSVFLPRSRHRQGARGEEFDYPPMDPVGFSPSPRPPLWQEPPPPYEVAIKTTCSSTHLRRAYSDTHLATEPLFGRSREISFEV
- the si:dkeyp-51f12.3 gene encoding uncharacterized protein si:dkeyp-51f12.3, translating into MPLPKGMLLCLGILMMVVGGVMALVVGMPNKSAPLFGVGLILGLGGVVLLISGLCMAMKNLQAAVPGHFLLHPRTGRRFSPQQALAIQRRLDRIRREMSEDSVISRAPEPEPPLPSTPPPWTMEPPPSYDTVMKSQEHSEQL